The Mycolicibacterium cosmeticum sequence CGCTGGCCGAGCCCGACGGCGGCCCCTTGGGGCGGCGCCGCCGGTAGGGCAGGTTGTAGCGCACGGCCAGGAACCCGGTGCGGGCCCACTCGTCGCAGATGCGGATCAGCAGCGGGGAGTCCCGGTTGCCGCCGGCGCCGTGGGTGAGTACCACGACCCCTTTCGGGGTGCCGTCGGGCTCGTGCGCCACGCCGGCCAGGTCCTCAAGACTCATGTTGCAACCTGAACAGCGCATTCACCGGGCCGTGCCCGTGCCCCAACGGGTATGCGGCCCTGAGACATTCGGTGATCCAGCGTTTGGCGAAGGCGACCGCGTCGGGCACGGTGTAGCCGTGCGCCAGCGCGCAGGTGGTGGCCGCGGCCAGGGTGTCGCCCGCCCCGTGGTCATGCCCCGTGTCGACGCGTTCGACGTCGAACTCGTAGAAATCGGTGCCGTTGTACAGCAGATCGGGGCTGTGCGCCGAGGACCGCAGATGCCCACCCTTGACCAGGGCCCAGCGCGGCCCCAGCGCGTGCAGGGCCTTGGCGGCGTCGCGCTGGCTGGCGGGGTCCACCACCTCGATCCCGGTGATCAGCCGCACCTCGTCGAGGTTCGGGGTCACCAGGGTGGCGATCGGGAACAGGTCGTGGCGCACCGAATCCAGTGCCGACGGATGCAGCAGCGGGTCACCGTGCATGGACGCGCACACCGGATCGACCACCAGCGGGATGTCGCCGTCGAGCCCACGCCAGGTGGCGGCCACGGCGCCGATGATCTCGGCCGAGGCCAGCATGCCGGTCTTGGCGGCCTCGATGCCGATATCACCGGCCACCGCCTCGATCTGGCCGGCGATGACATCCACCGGGATCTCGTGAAAGCCCTTGACGCCCACCGAGTTCTGCACGGTGACGGCGGTGACCGCGACGCACCCGTGCAGCCCCAGCATCGCGAAGGTGCGCAGGTCGGCCTGGATGCCCGCCCCGCCGCCGGAATCGCTTCCGGCGATGGTCATCACCCGGTGCGGCGTCTGCCCGGGCGGGGTCAATGGCAGAAAGCTCATGAGGTCAAGGGTAGATACACGCGGTTCCCCTGCTCCGCGAACTCCTCCGATTTCTGGTCCATCGCGTCGCGGATGTCCTGGGTGATCCGCATCGAGCAGAACTTCGGCCCGCACATCGAGCAGAAGTGCGCGGTCTTGGCCGGTTCGGCGGGCAGCGTCTCGTCGTGGAACTCGCGCGCGGTGTCCGGATCCAGCGACAGCGCGAACTGGTCGTGCCAACGGAATTCGAAGCGCGCCAGCGACAGTGCGTCGTCGCGTTCCTGCGCCCGCGGGTGCCCCTTGGCCAGATCGGCGGCGTGTGCGGCGATCTTGTAGGCGATCACCCCGTCCTTGACGTCCTTGCGGTCGGGCAGGCCCAGGTGCTCCTTCGGGGTCACGTAGCACAGCATCGCGGTGCCGGCCTGGGCGATGATGGCCGCCCCGATCGCGCTGGTGATGTGGTCGTAGGCCGGCGCGATATCGGTGGCCAGCGGGCCCAGCGTGTAGAACGGGGCCTCCTCGCAGAGTTCTTCCTCCAGGCGTACGTTCTCGACGATCTTGTGCATCGGCACGTGGCCGGGGCCTTCGATCATCACCTGCACGCCATGGGATTTCGCGATCTTGGTGAGTTCACCGAGGGTCTCCAACTCGGCGAACTGCGCGGCGTCGTTGGCGTCGGCGATCGAGCCAGGGCGCAGGCCGTCACCGAGGGAGAAGGTGACGTCGTAGCGGGCCAGGATCTCGCACAGTTCACCGAAGTTCTCGTACAGGAACGATTCCCGGTGCTGCGCCAGCATCCAGGCGGCCATGATCGATCCGCCGCGACTGACGATGCCGGTGACCCGCTTGACGGTCAGCGGGATGTAGCGCAGCAGCACCCCGGCATGCACGGTCATGTAGTCCACGCCCTGCTCGCACTGCTCGATCACGGTGTCGCGGTACATCTCCCAGGTGAGTTTGGTGGGATCGCCGTTGACCTTCTCCAGGGCCTGGTAGATCGGCACGGTGCCGACCGGCACGGGGGAGTTGCGCAGGATCCACTCGCGGGTCAGGTGGATATCGCGCCCGGTGGACAGGTCCATGATGGTGTCCGCGCCCCACCGGGTGGCCCACACCATCTTGTCGACCTCTTCGGCGATCGAGCTGCTCACCGCGGAGTTGCCGATATTGGCGTTGACCTTCACCGCGAAGGCCTTGCCGATGATCATCGGTTCGCATTCGGGGTGGTTGTGGTTGGCCGGGATGACGGCGCGGCCGCGGGCCACCTCGTCGCGCACCAGCTCGGCGGGCATGCCCTCGCGTTCGGCGATGAACGCCATCTCCGCGGTGATCTCGCCGGCGCGGGCCCGCTGCAGCTGGGTGCCACGCTCACGCACCACCCCTGACCGGGGCGGCAGGCCCTTCTCCAGGTCGATGGTGGCGTTGGCGTCGGTGTACGGCCCGGACGTGTCGTACAGGTCGAAATGCTCCCCGGTGGTCAGGTGCACGCGGCGCAGCGGAACGCCGCGCTCGGTGTAGACCTTGGAGCTGCCCGCGATGGGGCCGGTCGTCACGGAATCGACGGAAACAGAAACAGTCATCAACAGATCTCCCTACGCCGGCATTACCCGGTCAGGTTCGTACGGTCGACGGCCCATCCAGCCGTCCTCTCAGCGCACTTGGGTGCGCTCCCGTGTTGGACGGGTTCCAAGTTAGCCGACCTCGCCGCGAATGTGAATTGCAGGGAGATCGTTTGGATAGCTAATATATGTTTTTCCCCGATCTGTAGAGCTGAAGACGGATGACGACTGAGACTGAGCTGACTGCCGAGGCCGAAACCGCCCGCCGCCGCACGCGGATGGACCACGATCACCCCTTCTACAAGTGGGTGGTGCTGTCCAACACGACGCTGGGCATCCTGCTGGCGTCGATCAACGCGTCGATCGTGTTGATCTCGCTACCCGCGATCTTCCGCGGTATCGGGCTGAATCCGCTGGCCCCCGGGAACGTCAGCTACCTGCTCTGGATGCTGATGGGCTACCTGGTGGTGACGGCCGTGCTGGTGGTGCCGTTCGGGCGGCTCGGTGACATGTTCGGCCGGGTCCGCATCTACAACCTCGGGTTCGTGGTCTTCACCCTGGCCGCCATTGCGTTGTCCTTCGATCCGTTCCACCTCGGCGGCGGCGCGGTATGGCTGATCGCCTGGCGGGTGATCCAGGGCATCGGCGGGGCCATGCTGATGGCGTCCTCGTCGGCGATCCTCACCGACGCGTTCCCGGCCAATCAGCGCGGGATGGCGCTCGGGGTGAACATGGTCGCCGCCGTCGCCGGCTCCTTCCTGGGCCTGCTCATCGGCGGCTTTCTGTCCGAGTGGCACTGGAAGGCGGTGTTCTGGGTCGGCGTGCCGATCGGCGTGCTGGGCACCGTCTGGAGCTACCGCTCACTGCGCGAGCTCGGGGTGCGCACCGCGGGCCGACTGGACTGGGCCGGCACCCTGACGTTCGGGCTGGGGCTGACGGTGCTGCTGATCGGCATCACCTACGGCATCCAGCCGTACGGGGAGTCGACCACCGGCTGGACCAGCCCGTGGGTGCTGGGCGCCATCGTCGGTGGCCTGCTGCTGCTGGTGGCGTTCTGCCTTGTCGAGTTACACGTCGAGTCCCCGATGGTGGATATCCGGCTGTTCCGGTCCGCGGCGTTCGGCATGGGCAACCTGGCCGGGCTGATGTCCTCGGTGGGCCGCGGCGGTCTGCAGTTCATGCTCATCATCTGGCTGCAGGGCATCTGGCTGCCGCTGCACGGCTACAGCTTCGAGTCGACGCCGCTGTGGGCCGGCATCTACCTGCTGCCGGTCACCGTCGGGTTCCTGGTGGCCGCACCCATTGCCGGTTCGCTGTCCGACCGCTTCGGCGCGCGTCCCCTGACGGTCGGCGGAATGCTGTTGATGGCAGCCACTTTCGTGGCCCTGCTGCTCATCCCGGTCAATTTCGACTACTGGGTGTTCGCGGTGCTGGTGTTCCTCAACGGATTGGGCGGCGGCATCTTCACCGCGCCGAACACCGCAGCCATCATGTCCAGCGTGCCCGCCGATCAGCGTGGCGCCGCCTCTGGGGTACGGGCCACCTTCTTCAACGCGGGATCGTCGTTGTCCATCGGCATCTTCTTCTCGCTGATGATCGTCGGGCTGGCCGGCACCCTGCCGTCGGCACTGAGCACCGGCCTTACGGATCAAGGGGTTTCGCCATCGGTGGCACACGACGTGGCGAACCTGCCGCCGGTCGGCAGCTTGTTCGCGGCGTTCCTCGGCTACAACCCGATGGCCGAATTGCTGGCGCCCTATGACGCCCTGCACCAGCCCGGCGTCAACGCCGACGTGCTGACCGGGCAGACGTTCTTCCCGCAGCTGATCACCGAACCGTTCCACTCGGGACTGGTCGTGGTGTTCAGCGCCGCCGCGGTCATGATGGTCATCGGGGCGATCGCCTCGCTGTTCAACCCGGGCCGCTACGGCACGGATCCGGGTGCCGACAACGCGGCCTGATTCGCCGGCTGCTCGCCCAAACGCACATTTCGGTCACTTTGTGCGAGTACGTTTCGGCATTTCGTCGATCTCGGCGCATTGTTCGAGGCGGCGCGTTCGGCGTTGATGCGTTGGGTGCGTTCGTCGGTTCGGCCGTGTTGTCCGCCGCTGTGTTGCAGCAGCGCCCCGGGGGTGGTGGGCCGCTGTGATCTGGGCTTGCCGGAGGGGTGGCCAGGACTTTGGCGCTCTCGACTTGGCGCTACCACCACTCAAGAACCATTGGCGGTGGCTTCGGTTTTCCGCGACGAAGGGCGGCCAAATCCTTCTGAGTGCAGGGACGTGTGCCGACGTAGAGCTCGCGCAGATACTCGGCATGCGTGCCACCCTGTTCTTCGTATGCGTCCGTGAAGAGGGCGAGAGCCTTGAATGCGTCGCGCGTAATGCGCATGAGCGCACCGAAGGAGATGTCCTCTTGACGCCACTCAGCCGGGCTTTCGGGCACCCGATCCTGACTGAGATGAACGACGTGTTTAGACGCCATCGACCAGACACGTTCCATGCGCCGCGCGATCCCTGGCGGCGGATTCCAGTCCAGAACAAATGACCGAGCCGTGATATCCCTTGCGGGCATCTTCCAAAAGAACTCGGCGGCAAGACGAGCGTTCGTGAAGTAGGAGTCGACGCAGGCGATGTACACGGGGAATGTGAGAGTGCTGTGTTGTAAAGGCGAGGCGTCGCATGCCCATCGCGGGAGGTCCGCCAGATTCATCATGATGTGCTCAAGCGTGTCGAGCGCGCGACGTTCGGGCGGCTGCTGAAACCACTCTACGAGGTCTGTGTCATCGATGTCGTCTTCAGACATCCTGTGATTGTTGCCGATCCGCATGCTGCTGCTGGAGCGGTGGTCGTCCGCGAGTCGCGAGGGCAACGGGAACGGTCACCCCGGGAGATGGCCGAGGGGTGACCGCTCATGGCTGTAGACGCGTCGGAGACGCCCGGGTGAGTTCGATCGACGGCTAGCCCACCTAACCGACGAGGATGCCCGCATGCACGCGCGACCGCTGAGGCAGATTGTCCACCGCCAACTGTGCCATTGACAAATGACACAGTTGATGATGACCTAATGGTGTGACGGACACTGAGGTACCGGCCCGCGCCACGTTGCGTGCGGTGGTCTCGGCCACGGCGACCCGCTGGACGCTGGGCTGCCTGACCAGCGTGATCCCGATGACGGCGCCGGGGGTGTGGTTCGGCAGGCAGCTGATCGCCACCATCATGGCCGTCGGGGGCTCGATGCCCGCGGGCGCCAGGATCATCCCGGAATCCGGCGGCGAATGGGTGCTCGGACCGGGCGTCGAATTCGGCCGTCGCGCAGGCTATTACGTGCACGGTAGCGCGTACGTCATCTGCTCGGCGAAAACCCACCGCAAGCTGGTCGCCCGGCTGTCCGAAGCCACCGGCCTACCCTTCTTCGTGGTGGACTACCGGCTGGCCCCCGAACACCGGTTCCCGACCGCGGCGCGCGACGTCGAAGCCGGCTACCGCTGGCTGCTCGCACAGGGCTACCGGGCGTCCGACATCGTCATCGGGGCCGACTCCGCCGGCGGGCACCTGACCTGCGACCTGCTGCTGGCCCACGCCGACGATCCCGCGTTCCAGCCGGCCGGCGTGGTGCTGTTCTCCCCACTGATCGACCTCACGCTCGGGCTGGCCGAACAGCAGGAGCGCACCCATCGGGATCCGGCGATGTCGGCGGGTGCGGCCCGCAAGATGGTGGGCCTGTACACACACGGCCAGGACCCCGCGCATCCGCGACTGCGCCTCGACTTCACCAAAGCGCGGGCGCTGCCGCCCGTCCTGATCCAGGCCGGCGGCTTCGAGATGCTGCGCGCCGACGCCCGCCACCTGGACGCCGAACTGCGCAAGGCCGGCGGCCGCAGCACGCTCGAGGTGTGGCCCGGCATGGTGCACGTCTTCCAGGCCCTGCCGAACGTGGCGCCCGAGGCCAAAGCCGCGCTGCGCCGGGCGGCGAGCTTCATCACCGGCCAGTTTTCCGACGACCTGCAGGAGATCTGTTGATATTCAACCTGTTCGGCGGCCGCAAACGCACCACCGACGCCAAAGCGGTGGTGACCGGTGCCGGCAGCGGAATCGGCCGGTCGTTCGCGCTCGAGCTCGCCCGCCGCGGTGGCGAGGTCATCTGCGCGGACATCGACGCCGACCGCGCCGCCGAAACCGTCGGCCTGATCGATCGGCTCTGGACGGGCAAGGGCCACGCCGTGCAGTGCGACGTCTCCGACCGCAGCGCGATCGAACTGCTGGCCAAGCAGGCGCAGGACGTCTTCGGTGGCCCGCCCACGTTGGTGATCAACAACGCCGGCGTCGGGATCGGCGGAAAACCGGTCGGCGACATCGGGTTCGACGACTGGGACTGGGCGCTCGGGATCAACCTGTGGGGCGTGGTGTACGGCTGCGAGGTCTTCACGCCGATCCTGCGCAAGGCCGGCCGCGGCGGGATCATCAACGTGGCCTCGGCCGCGGGCTTCGCGGCGGCACCGTCGATGGCCGCCTACAACGTCTCCAAGGCGGGCGTGATGTCCCTGTCCGAAACCCTGGCCGCCGAACTGGACGGCACCGATATCACGGTGACCGTGCTGTGCCCGACATTCGTGAAAACCAATGTGTTCCAAGACGGGCGGATCACCCCCGGTTCGATGAACCTGAGCCAGCAGCTGGCGCGGTGGACCGGCCTGTCCGCCGACAACGTCGCCGCCCGCACCCTCAACGCCCACGACGACGGGCGGCTCTACGTGGTCCCGCAGCTCGACGCCACCGTCATCTGGCACCTGAAACGGCACTTCCCCTCCCTGTACGTCCGCGGCGCCGGGCTACTCGGCCGTCTGCTCCCGGAAAACTGAAAGGCTCAATCATGGCGATGGATCTCGACAACATGCTGCAGATGATCAAGGACAAGCAGTGGGCCCTGGTCGACATCGACTGGGACGCACCGGGCGCCGAGCTCATCGACGCAGACCTGTGGGCCAAGCTCAAGCCGTTCATGACCGACCTGATGTGGATCGAGAATGTCGGCGCGCGCGGATTCGCCGCCCTGGCCAAGAAGGCCCCGACCCCGACGCTGAAGAGCATCTACGAACATTTCCACGCCGAGGAGCAGAAGCACGCCAACGCCGAACTGGCGTTGATGCGCCGCTGGGGCATGCTCGAGGACGACGAGATCCCGCCGCCCAGTGTGAACGTGCAGCTGGTGATCAACTGGCTGGACAAGTACTCCGACGGCATGGACCTGACCTTCCTGGGCACCGTCATCCCGATGCTCGAGGTGGCGCTCGACGGTGCGCTGATCAAGTTCATCACCGACGAGGTCAAGGACCCGGTGGCCCAGGAGGTGTTCAAACGCATCAACTCCGACGAGTCCCGGCATCTGGCGGTGGATTTCGAGGTGATGGACATCATCGGCCACGCCGACATGCGCAAGCTGCTGATCAAACTGGTCGGCGGTTGGGTCAAACCCACCTTCCTGGTCGGCGTGCTCAGCTACGTGCCGCTGCTGAACAAGATGCGCGACAACATCGTGGCCATGGGTGTCGACGAGGAGCGCCTCTACCAAGCCATGCGTCGCTTCCAAAGCGTCGGCGAGCGAAGCCAGTTCGCGCGGCGGGTGCCGATGTACCGGATCATCTCCTGGCAGGGCCGCAAGGTGATCGACCGCACCTCGAAATACCATTGGATGGCCGACTCGCTGGTGAAGATCACCGGCGTGATCCCGATCTCGCTGGTGCGCAACAATCCCACCTGGTCGCAGGAACTGACCTACGAGCCCGTTGCCTAGGAGACGCTGATGACTGTTTCTGTTGCCATCATCGGCGCCGGGTTCGCCGGTATCGGCGCGGCCATCCGGCTCAAGGACCGCGGTATCACCGACTTCGTGATCTACGAGCGGGACACCCGGGTCGGCGGGACCTGGCGGGACAACACCTATCCCGGTGCGGCCTGCGATATCCCGTCCCGGCTGTACTCCTACAGCTTCGCGCCCAACCCCGACTGGTCGCACACCTACTCGGGCAGCGCCGAAATCCTGCGGTACATCGAGACCATGGTCACCGAGGCCGGCATCGAGCCGCACATCCGGTTCGAGCACACCGTCACCGGCGTGGTCTACGACCAGGCGGCGGGGGAGTGGACGGTCAGCTTCACCGACCGCGACCCGGTGCGCGCGCGGGCCGTGATCGTCGCCTCCGGGCCGCTGGCCAACGTGAGCCTGCCCGACATCCCGGGCATCGACACCTTCGAGGGCAAGAAGATCCACAGCGCCCGCTGGGATCACGGGTACGACTTCGCCGGTAAGAAGGTCGCCGTCGTCGGCACCGGTGCCAGTGGCGTCCAGATCGTGCCGGAACTGGTGAAGGTCGCCGAGTCGGTGAAGGTGTTCCAGCGCACCGCCGGATGGGTGTTGCCGCGGTACAACACCACGACCGCCGACTGGCTCAAGGACATCTACAAGACCGTGCCGCTGGCCGAGAAGCTGATGCGGTCCGCCTGGTTCTGGGGCCACGAGTCGGTGGCGCTCGGTGTGGTCTGGGACACCCCGTTCACCCGGCTGGTGGAAACCGTCAGCAGGGCGAATCTGCGTGCGCAGGTGAAGGATCCGTGGCTGCGCCGACAGCTCACGCCGGACTTCTCCGCCGGCTGCAAACGCCTGCTGATGACCAGTGACTACTACCCGGCCCTGCAGGCGGACAACTGCAAGTTGGTCACCTGGCCGATTGCGCGGCTGTCCGCCAACGGGATTCGGACCGTCGAGGGTATCGAGCACCAGTTCGACGCCATCGTGTTCGCCACCGGTTTCGACGTGTCCAAGACCGGGACGCCGTTCCCGGTCACCGGTGTCGACGGGCGGGTGCTGGCCTCGGAATGGAGCCGCGGCGCCTACGCCTACCGCAGCGTCGCGGTTTCCGGTTACCCCAACCTGTACTTCACCTTCGGGCCCAACTCGGGCCCCGGGCACAGCTCGGCGTTGGTGTATATGGAGGCGCAGATCGACTACATCACCGACGCGATCGGCAAGCTGCTGCAGTTCGGGTGGAAGGCGCTGGACGTCCGTCCCGACGTGCAGGCCCGCTACAACGAGCGGATCCAGCGTCGGCTGCGGTCCACGACGTGGAATTCCGGATGCCAGAGCTGGTATCTGACCGAGGACGGATTCAACGCGACCATGTTCCCCGGTTTCGCCACCCAGTACGTCAACCAGTTGAAGGCACTGGATCTGCGGGACTACCGGATCACCGCCGCCTAGACTTCGATGGTGGCCGAATACCGGATTGACGACCTCGCGCGGGAGGCGGGGACGACGACCCGGAATGTCCGCGTCTACCAAGAGAGCGGGTTGCTGCCGCGGCCGCAGCGCCGCGGGCGGGTCGCCATCTACACCGACAGGCACCTGCGCCAGTTGCAGGCGATCGTCCGGCTGCTCAGTGAGGGCTTCACCGTCAAGCACATCCTGAAGTTCCTGACCGGGCTGCAGCGCGGCGAGGGCCTGGTGGAGGTGCTGGACCTGGAAGAGCTCGGCGAGCTGGTCACCGAACCGTGGTCACGCCCGGTGCCCGAGACGATGACCCGCGCGCAACTGCAGGCCCGGCTCGGCGAGCTCAACGCGGCCACCGTGCGCAAGCTGATCACCAACGGGATCATCGAGCCCGCCGAGGACGCGGACACCTATCGGGTGCGGGACCGCCGGGTCATCGACGACTTCGGCAAACTGGTTTCCCGCGGTATGCCGCTGGCGGCGATCCTGAAGACGACGGCGGCGGTGGACAAGAAGCTCGACGAGGCCGCCCGGGCGCTGACCGAAGCCGGCCACGCCGAGGTGGTCCGGCAGCGCGGCACCGGCTGGTATCCGAGCACCGATGTGGAACTGGCGTGGGCCGCCGACCTGATCGACGTCATGCGCCGGGTGGCACGGCGGTCGGCGCACGCCAGTCTGGACCGGGCACTGGACGAGGCGGTGCGTGCCGAGCTACGGCGCTATCAGCAGGGGGAGCAGCAGACGTGAGACGGCTCAGGGTTCTTGAGGACATCACCGAACTGCGCCGGTCGGCACAGTTCATCGCGCAGAACATCGCCGAACTGAGCGAGAGCGCGGCCGGCATCAATCGCCACGCCGAGAAGATCGCCGGCGAGATCGCCACCCTGACCGAAGCCGCCAGCGGCATCGACTCCTCCGCGGAGAAGATCGCCGCCGGCGCCAACGCGATCGCCGAGACGCTGCCGCGCATCCAGCGGCTGGCCGAGGTCGTCGACCCGCTGGAGAGCACCGTGGCGCGGCTGGGCTGGGTGGTGGACCGGATACCCGGCGGAAAGCGCACCCAGTGATGACGCCCAGCGCCGCGACCGCCGCGATCACCCGGTTCTGGAGTCTGGCCGCGCCGCTGTACGACCAGCGCTGCCTGCAGCGTTGGGTGTACCGGCCCGCCCAAGACGAGGTGATCGCCCAGCTGCGCCGCCACGGGTCCCGTCAGATCGCCGATATCGCCTGCGGCACCGGCATTCTCACCAGCCGGATCCAACGTGAGTTGCTGCCCGACGAGGTGTACGGCATCGACCTGGCCGACGGCATGCTGGCGCAGGCGCGCAAACGCTCCGACCGGGTGCGCTGGATGTCCGCGCCCGCCGAGACGTTGCCGTTCACCGACGGTTTCCTGGACGCCGTGGTGACGACGTCGGCCTTCCACTTCTTCGACCAGCCGGCGGCGCTACGGGAGTTCCGCCGCGTGCTGGTGCCGGGCGGCGTGGTGGTGGCCACCAGCATCAGCCCCGGCGCGCGAGCGGTCCGGGCGTTGTTCACCGACGCCGGCCTCACCGTCGCCGATCAGCACCGGGTGCGCCGGCCGCTCTGGGGGCCCGTCTCGGACCTCATCACAGTCGGCGTGAAACCGCCGCAGACGTAGCCACGGCGGCCAACAGCAGCGTGGCCAGCCCCAGCGCCCAGGCGTGATACCCGTGCACCACCAGCGCGGCACCGGCCAGCGCGCCGAGGAACATGGCCAGCACCGGCACCAGCCTGCGGCCGGCCTTGCTGCCATGCCCCGACGCGGCGTCCGAGGCGATCCCGGTGAGGGTCAGGGTGAGCACCGTGGTGGTGAGGTCGGGCACCGACAGCGCCCGCGCCGTCGCGTTCTGCAGACCCATGCCGACGCCCAGCAGCACGATCAGCGTGCTCATGATCCAGCTTCGGTAGGGTGCCGGCGCGGCGATGACCACCACCAGAGCGGCTGCGACGCAGATCAATTCGATGACCGTCGACGTCAACAGGTGCTTTCGCCGGTCCTCGCCCAGACGCTTGCGCAGCGACCCGCCGAACGCGGCGCCGATCAGAAAGGTGGCGACGGCGAGCAGCAGGGCCCACCACACGAAACCCGGTGCCCCCGCCAGGGCGAACCCGCTGAACACCACGTTGCCGGTCATATTGGCGACCAGGACATGCCCGAGCGCCAGGTAGCTGAACGCGTCCACCACGCCGGTGACGACCGTCAGGAGCAGCAGCAGCCTCGGGAGGGGAGCGTTCAATCCTTCGGTCACGCCAGGTCCACCAGCACCGGCGCGTGATCGCTGGGCTGCTTGCCCTTACGTTCTTCGCGGACGATCTCGGCGTGCGTGACGCGGGCCGCGAACTCCGCCGAGCCGAGGATGAAGTCGATACGCATACCCTGCTTCTTCGGGAAGCGCAGCTGGGTGTAATCCCAGTAGGTGTAGACACCGGGGCCCGGCGTGTACGGGCGCACCACGTCGGTGAACCCGGCCTCGTGGAAGGCGCGGAACGCGGCCCGCTCCGGCTCCGAAACATGGGTGGAGCCCTGGAAGACGGCGGGATCCCAGACGTCCTCGTCGGTGGGCGCGATGTTCCAGTCACCCATCAGCGCTACCGGGCCCGGCCATTCGGCAGACGAAACCCGGAGGGCCTCAAGCCATTCCAGCTTGTAGGTGTAGTGCTTGTCGGCCAGCGTGCGGCCGTTGGGGATGTAGAGGCTCCACAGCCGGACCCCGCCGCAGGTCGCCCCGATGGCCCGTGCCTCGGCCAGCCCGTCCCACAACGGCTGACCGGGGAAGCCGATCTCGACATCGTCGAGGCCGACCCGCGACGCGATCGCCACCCCGTTCCACTGGTTCAACCCGATATGGGCGACCTCGTAGCCCAGCGCGGCGAACGGCATGGCCGGGAACTGCGCATCGGTGCACTTGGTTTCCTGCATGGCCAGCACGTCGACGTCGGCGCGCGCCAGCCAGTCGGTGACGCGGTCGACGCGGGTCCGGATGGAGTTGACGTTCCAGGTGGCTACACGCACGCCAGATCCTTACGCAGGGCGGTGAAATCGGTGATGGTCTTGGTGGCCACTGACGCGACCGGGCGGGCGTTGCGGCCGGTGGCCTCGGTCTTGGACACCATCACCACCCCGTCGATATAGGGCTGGATGGTGGTGGCGTTCTGCACGGTGGCCACGATGACCAACTGGAAGCCGAACTTGCGGAACGCCTCCAGCGCCTGAGAGGCGAACTGCGGATCGGATTTGGAGAACGCCTCGTCCAGCATCAGCTGTGCGAAAACCGGGGTGTTGTCCCCGCTGTCGGGATTGGCCAGGTTGAAGCTCAGCGCACCGGCCAGACAGAACGCCATCAGCTTCTCCTGCTCACCGCCGGAGTTGTCCCCGGCATTGCTGTGCGTGCGGATCAGTTCGTCGGTGCGCACATCCCACTCGGC is a genomic window containing:
- the thiD gene encoding bifunctional hydroxymethylpyrimidine kinase/phosphomethylpyrimidine kinase — encoded protein: MSFLPLTPPGQTPHRVMTIAGSDSGGGAGIQADLRTFAMLGLHGCVAVTAVTVQNSVGVKGFHEIPVDVIAGQIEAVAGDIGIEAAKTGMLASAEIIGAVAATWRGLDGDIPLVVDPVCASMHGDPLLHPSALDSVRHDLFPIATLVTPNLDEVRLITGIEVVDPASQRDAAKALHALGPRWALVKGGHLRSSAHSPDLLYNGTDFYEFDVERVDTGHDHGAGDTLAAATTCALAHGYTVPDAVAFAKRWITECLRAAYPLGHGHGPVNALFRLQHES
- the thiC gene encoding phosphomethylpyrimidine synthase ThiC — translated: MTVSVSVDSVTTGPIAGSSKVYTERGVPLRRVHLTTGEHFDLYDTSGPYTDANATIDLEKGLPPRSGVVRERGTQLQRARAGEITAEMAFIAEREGMPAELVRDEVARGRAVIPANHNHPECEPMIIGKAFAVKVNANIGNSAVSSSIAEEVDKMVWATRWGADTIMDLSTGRDIHLTREWILRNSPVPVGTVPIYQALEKVNGDPTKLTWEMYRDTVIEQCEQGVDYMTVHAGVLLRYIPLTVKRVTGIVSRGGSIMAAWMLAQHRESFLYENFGELCEILARYDVTFSLGDGLRPGSIADANDAAQFAELETLGELTKIAKSHGVQVMIEGPGHVPMHKIVENVRLEEELCEEAPFYTLGPLATDIAPAYDHITSAIGAAIIAQAGTAMLCYVTPKEHLGLPDRKDVKDGVIAYKIAAHAADLAKGHPRAQERDDALSLARFEFRWHDQFALSLDPDTAREFHDETLPAEPAKTAHFCSMCGPKFCSMRITQDIRDAMDQKSEEFAEQGNRVYLPLTS
- a CDS encoding MFS transporter, giving the protein MTTETELTAEAETARRRTRMDHDHPFYKWVVLSNTTLGILLASINASIVLISLPAIFRGIGLNPLAPGNVSYLLWMLMGYLVVTAVLVVPFGRLGDMFGRVRIYNLGFVVFTLAAIALSFDPFHLGGGAVWLIAWRVIQGIGGAMLMASSSAILTDAFPANQRGMALGVNMVAAVAGSFLGLLIGGFLSEWHWKAVFWVGVPIGVLGTVWSYRSLRELGVRTAGRLDWAGTLTFGLGLTVLLIGITYGIQPYGESTTGWTSPWVLGAIVGGLLLLVAFCLVELHVESPMVDIRLFRSAAFGMGNLAGLMSSVGRGGLQFMLIIWLQGIWLPLHGYSFESTPLWAGIYLLPVTVGFLVAAPIAGSLSDRFGARPLTVGGMLLMAATFVALLLIPVNFDYWVFAVLVFLNGLGGGIFTAPNTAAIMSSVPADQRGAASGVRATFFNAGSSLSIGIFFSLMIVGLAGTLPSALSTGLTDQGVSPSVAHDVANLPPVGSLFAAFLGYNPMAELLAPYDALHQPGVNADVLTGQTFFPQLITEPFHSGLVVVFSAAAVMMVIGAIASLFNPGRYGTDPGADNAA
- a CDS encoding alpha/beta hydrolase; amino-acid sequence: MTDTEVPARATLRAVVSATATRWTLGCLTSVIPMTAPGVWFGRQLIATIMAVGGSMPAGARIIPESGGEWVLGPGVEFGRRAGYYVHGSAYVICSAKTHRKLVARLSEATGLPFFVVDYRLAPEHRFPTAARDVEAGYRWLLAQGYRASDIVIGADSAGGHLTCDLLLAHADDPAFQPAGVVLFSPLIDLTLGLAEQQERTHRDPAMSAGAARKMVGLYTHGQDPAHPRLRLDFTKARALPPVLIQAGGFEMLRADARHLDAELRKAGGRSTLEVWPGMVHVFQALPNVAPEAKAALRRAASFITGQFSDDLQEIC
- a CDS encoding SDR family NAD(P)-dependent oxidoreductase, with product MIFNLFGGRKRTTDAKAVVTGAGSGIGRSFALELARRGGEVICADIDADRAAETVGLIDRLWTGKGHAVQCDVSDRSAIELLAKQAQDVFGGPPTLVINNAGVGIGGKPVGDIGFDDWDWALGINLWGVVYGCEVFTPILRKAGRGGIINVASAAGFAAAPSMAAYNVSKAGVMSLSETLAAELDGTDITVTVLCPTFVKTNVFQDGRITPGSMNLSQQLARWTGLSADNVAARTLNAHDDGRLYVVPQLDATVIWHLKRHFPSLYVRGAGLLGRLLPEN
- a CDS encoding reductase, whose amino-acid sequence is MAMDLDNMLQMIKDKQWALVDIDWDAPGAELIDADLWAKLKPFMTDLMWIENVGARGFAALAKKAPTPTLKSIYEHFHAEEQKHANAELALMRRWGMLEDDEIPPPSVNVQLVINWLDKYSDGMDLTFLGTVIPMLEVALDGALIKFITDEVKDPVAQEVFKRINSDESRHLAVDFEVMDIIGHADMRKLLIKLVGGWVKPTFLVGVLSYVPLLNKMRDNIVAMGVDEERLYQAMRRFQSVGERSQFARRVPMYRIISWQGRKVIDRTSKYHWMADSLVKITGVIPISLVRNNPTWSQELTYEPVA